GGGAGCAGGGGTATGCCATCGACGTCGATGAGGTTTTTGAAGGTATCAGCGGGGTCGCCGCTCCGGTCCGTGATTTTACAGGAAAGGTTATAGCCAGCATAGGCGTCGGATTCATCTCTTCATCAGTGGATTCAAAGGGCCTGAAGAGAATAGCAAAAGAGGTTATGGCAACAGCCCTGACTATTTCTAAGAAAATAGGTTACCTCGAAAAAAGGGAGCAAGCTGTATAGGCAAATTTGTTCAATTTTAATACTCTTCTCATCAATTCCCTATAAAGTCCGCTGGTTATCCTCTTCGCCTGAATGATTGTCTGTTGGGTAGGCAGTGAAGCCTTTACCTGCCCAAGTTTTTCCACTCTTCACCCAGGCGGTATTCTTAGTAACTACTACCTTCCAATCCCAAAAGACTTTTTCTGCTCTTAGCCAAGAATCACTTTTTTATTGTTAAGCGTTCCTCAAAAAACACTATAAGCCTTAATATACGGCGATATAGAGAAATTTTAAATTCTACATTTTTTGCTTGACAAAACTTTTGGAGGTGGTAATATGTTCATATTATGGACAGCTTTTTCATTAGATGGGCATATCGCAAATTACAAATGAAAAACAGCCTTTTCATATAGACTAAAGAGGGATAAACTCGAAGAAGATCGAACACCGATCCGATAGCTTTAGGGGGTTTGAAGAATGCGCTTTACGCCATCCCAATACCAGTAACACACGAAAGTATTATGCAAATGTAGTTTGAACAAAGGCAGGCAATATGTCAAAACACAATAATAAACAAAAAAAATAAAAAGGGGGTATCAAAATGGGAAAAAAATTAGTACTGTTCGTGTTTGTTATTTCGCTTCTATTTTTAACGTATTCTTTTACCTATGCAGCAGACGTAATAAAGCTCAAGTTTGCGAATTATTTTCCACCCACGCATATGAATTCGATAATCATGGATAAATACTGTAAAGAATTGACCAAAAGGAGTAACGGCAAGCTGGAGATAACCCATTACACGGGTGGCACGCTTCTTACAGCGCCCAAGATCGCTGTCGGCATAGCCAGCGGTATTGCGGATATCGGCCTCTCGCATTGCTCTTATACAAGGGGACGTTTTCCTGTCATGGAGATAATGGAATTGCCCCTCGGTTTCCCGAGCAGCTGGGTGGCAACGCATGCGGCCAATGACTTTTACAACAAGTTCAAGCCCAAGGAGTGGGATACCTATCATACTCTCATGTTCAGTACCAGTCCTCCTTGTGTTGTGCAGACGCTTAATAAACCCGTAAAAACTCTGGATGATATTAAAGCATTAAAAATAAGAGGCACCGGCAGGATTGCAGATATAACAAAAGCTCTCGGGGCTACACCAATGCCGTTGGAGATGGTAGATGTCTACGAATCGCTCAGGAGGGGCGTACTTGACGGCAACCTTGGCAATTTTGAACAGATGAAGG
This genomic interval from Pseudomonadota bacterium contains the following:
- a CDS encoding TRAP transporter substrate-binding protein, with the translated sequence MGKKLVLFVFVISLLFLTYSFTYAADVIKLKFANYFPPTHMNSIIMDKYCKELTKRSNGKLEITHYTGGTLLTAPKIAVGIASGIADIGLSHCSYTRGRFPVMEIMELPLGFPSSWVATHAANDFYNKFKPKEWDTYHTLMFSTSPPCVVQTLNKPVKTLDDIKALKIRGTGRIADITKALGATPMPLEMVDVYESLRRGVLDGNLGNFEQMKGFRIGELLKFNTTSWKISSVNIFYVVVNKNKWNSLPPDMQKLITDYTKEFLEEWAVSWNDIEIEGREFFLKQGGQIVPISDAEIGRWVKAVEPVIAEFKKDLVTKGYKPGEVDSWISFLRERIEYWKGQEKVKNIPTAYQY